DNA from Archaeoglobus veneficus SNP6:
AACTTCCACTCCACGTCTCCGCAAAGCCTTTCCACCTTCACGTCCAGCCTGAGCTCTGTAATCTCGATACCCTGCAGCTTTGCAATAGTCAGAATCGTCGTTCCCATGCATCCGCCCAGAGATGTGAGCAGCAGCTCTGTTGGCTTGAAGCCTGTGTTGTCTCCTCCTTCATCCACCTTCTGGTCGATCACGACGGAATGCTCCCTCGCAGTACCAACGAACTGGAATTTTTCGATCCATTTTACCGTAACCTCACTCTCCCCTCCAGACGCGCAGCATGCATGTTTGCCCATATTTTCACACTCCCAAGATTTCGCGCACGTCCAAATGTATATGGCCAAGTTGTTGATATTACCTGTGCCTCAAAGAAACAACAACAACTGCGATGATTATCAGAAGTGCTCCGGCATACTGCAAAATACTCAGATGTTCTGCAAGTATCACAGCAGCGAACACATGTGAGAAAACACCCTCCATGGACAGAATGACCGCTGCATCAGATGGTTTCGTGTATCTCTGCAGCCAGTTCTGGAGCATCTTGGCAACGAAGGTGGCGAGAAAGGCTGTAATGAGAAGTGCGTAAACCACATCCGTGTTGAACTCAAACCTCGTCGTTGTGATTATGGCCAGAGGGGCAGACAGTACTGCAACGGCGAAAATCTGCCAGAATGCAAGCATGGTTGGATTTCTGAGTCTTGAGTAGTGGGATATCATCGCTATCTCCGTGGCGAAGGCAAGGGCACACGCCAGAAGCAGCACATCACCTATGTTAAAGCCAGAATAGCCAGAAAGCAGATAGATTCCCACAAAAGCCATAGTTACACCGAGAGCGTCCCTTCTATCAACGGGAATCCTGTAGAGAATATATGCAACAACAGGTGTGAGCACGACGTAAACTGAAGTTATAAATCCAGCATTCGTGGCGGTCGTGTACTCAAGCCCAACTGTCTGAAACGAGTAGCCGAGAAAGACCATAACTCCTATCTTAAATCCATCCACAAAACCTTCTTTTTTAAGAAATGGGATAAAAAACAAACACGAGATAAAAAAGCGAACTGTATTGAAGGCAAAGGGAGACATACTGTCAAGAGCGATCTTAACGACGGGAAACGTTGAACCCCAGATGAGAGCAACAATGAGAAGTCCAAGATCAGCGTACAGCCTTTTCATCAGCCGGCCTGAAAAATCCAGAAATAAAAATTTAGTTTGAGTATCTTTGGCAAGCTTCTTTGCAGTCTCACTGGACGTCGATTCCATCTCCGCCGGGATTTGATAAAAATAAGAGCGAAAACCTTCCAGCACGAATGATCCAAACAAAATCGAACGGGGGAGGGACTCAAACCGCACCTGCAGTCAGCTGCACCAACAAAATGAGGTATTTCGCTTTGCTCAATACCTCCTTAAAGTCATTTTGGGATAAAATTTCGAAGAAACATGCGGGGGGAGGGATTTGAACCCGCACCTGCAGTCAGGTGCATCAACAGAATGAGGTATCTTCGATACCTCCTTGATGGTTGTATAAAAGATGCGGGGGGAGGGATTTGAACCCTCGGACCCCTACGGGACCAGACCCTGAATCTGGCGCCTTTTCCTGACTCGGCAACCCCCGCCCGAGATATCGGAAGTATGGCTACCAATTCGGCCGGTTCTTCGAACAGGACTGATACCCTGTCAACGAAATCACTCATGTTGTTGGTCTTCTGGCGTAGAGCTTTGATGACTTCAGGGCTTAGAGTGAACGTTATCCGCGGCCTATTTCGGTTGGCGTCGCTTTTCTTTAGTTTTTTGGTTTGTGTCATGACACGTCTTGACTTGTCCTCATGCATATGTTTGGTGTTCTGTTTTTAGTATTTATGGTTAGTAGATTAGGGACAAAATTAATGAGTTTAAGTACTAACATAGGATAGAACACTACTTTTTCTCAGAATCTAGAGAAACTTCTGATTTTATGGCCAGAAAACTAATCGAATCCCAAGGTACTAAGAACTTTTCACCTCTGTCATTTTCAAGCTTCAATATCTTTCTATCGTAAATATCTATTAACCTTCCTGAGATTTTCTCCGATTCGTTAGAAAAGATTGTTATTTCTGTTTTTCTAACATAGTTTTCATTCAGCTTACTTCTGAGGTAGTTGATAACAGTTCCTCGAGTATTGCGAGGCCAATAAAAAGGTACAACACCAGAAATTAGAATGATAAAAACCAATATAGACAATACAATTGTGTAGTTCTTCAAAGTCATAATGAAACTAAAAGCTGTTTTGTCCTCTATAGAATTAAACAAATAAACGACAAACGATAACAAAAAGACTATCACAAACAGAGTAATACCATAGCTAAGATGACTAGAAAGAAGAGAATATAAGGTCAGTTTTCTCAGTTTTTCAACTAAACTATCCGAAAACCTTTCAGAACTGATTATTTCTTTTATTTTACTATTTAAATAAAATACCAGAACAACAACAAATACTGCAAGTATGTACACAACTAAAAGCATTGCAGAAAATCCAAAATGGAACGATGCAGCAACCAGAATCCCAGATATCAGATATGAGAACACTAACAAAGCATACTGTAACTTTAGGGATGGATAAACAAACCAATTAAATGTCGTTATTGCTTTTGCCAAGTTTTCGTCTATTTCAGCTAGATACCCAATCCAGAAATTCCTTGCCCTTCTATCCTTTTTGATTCTTTCGTATAAATCCACGATAGTATTAACAACACCAATTCCTATAACCACTATCAAAACAACGTTCCTTGTTTCCTCAGGAACAAATTCTATGAAGCTTTCAAACAATAAATCGAACCCAACTGGCATTGTCTTAATTGGCAATTCTGCTTATTTTAACTTTTCCTAATAAAAACCAAGAGAAGTAGTATGAATGTTTCCAAATTTCTCGAAGAGTTT
Protein-coding regions in this window:
- a CDS encoding OsmC family protein; this encodes MGKHACCASGGESEVTVKWIEKFQFVGTAREHSVVIDQKVDEGGDNTGFKPTELLLTSLGGCMGTTILTIAKLQGIEITELRLDVKVERLCGDVEWKFTVNVHIDGKLSQEDKEKLIKAAEETCKISSILRCACEVRSVF
- a CDS encoding DMT family transporter — its product is MKRLYADLGLLIVALIWGSTFPVVKIALDSMSPFAFNTVRFFISCLFFIPFLKKEGFVDGFKIGVMVFLGYSFQTVGLEYTTATNAGFITSVYVVLTPVVAYILYRIPVDRRDALGVTMAFVGIYLLSGYSGFNIGDVLLLACALAFATEIAMISHYSRLRNPTMLAFWQIFAVAVLSAPLAIITTTRFEFNTDVVYALLITAFLATFVAKMLQNWLQRYTKPSDAAVILSMEGVFSHVFAAVILAEHLSILQYAGALLIIIAVVVVSLRHR